In Streptomyces sp. NBC_01408, one DNA window encodes the following:
- a CDS encoding Uma2 family endonuclease, whose protein sequence is MNISQAADRLSRELPCHRVEILQGRLTATPHADGTHALILTRLITTFHAAGARQAGLKYLQAIGLWLPTGPDDFAIPDFSLVAADFQNSHVENNCYAPTSFRMVVEVTWSHWSDDLGTKAECYAQAGIPVYLVADRRHDEAVLHTDPTEAHTAPARPSSAARPSPSPNPSASPSNSPLTASSTGTKAEPAEPFPGHVTFRHTFE, encoded by the coding sequence GTGAACATCTCGCAAGCCGCCGACCGCCTCTCCCGGGAACTCCCCTGCCACCGAGTGGAGATCCTCCAAGGACGGCTCACCGCCACACCTCACGCCGACGGAACCCACGCACTCATCCTGACCAGACTGATCACCACCTTCCACGCCGCCGGGGCCCGACAGGCCGGTCTCAAATACCTGCAGGCCATCGGCCTCTGGCTGCCCACCGGCCCCGACGACTTCGCCATCCCGGACTTCTCCCTCGTCGCGGCCGACTTCCAGAACAGCCACGTCGAGAACAACTGCTACGCACCCACCAGCTTCCGCATGGTCGTCGAGGTCACCTGGTCCCACTGGTCCGACGACCTCGGCACCAAAGCCGAGTGCTACGCCCAGGCCGGCATCCCCGTGTACCTGGTCGCCGACCGACGCCACGACGAAGCCGTGCTCCACACCGACCCCACGGAGGCGCATACCGCTCCCGCAAGGCCTTCAAGCGCGGCACGTCCGTCCCCCTCCCCGAATCCATCGGCATCCCCCTCGAACTCCCCGTTGACCGCCTCCTCGACGGGGACGAAAGCTGAGCCAGCCGAGCCCTTTCCAGGCCATGTGACATTCCGCCATACGTTCGAGTGA
- a CDS encoding RtcB family protein produces the protein MSYVEVPGAQVPIRMWTDPASVEAGAMQQLHNVATLPWIKGLAVMPDVHYGKGATVGSVIAMKDAVCPAAVGVDIGCGMSAVKTSLTANDLPGDLSKLRSKIEQAIPVGMGLHKEAVDPSRLYGFSVEGYDDLWKRFDYITDAVKYRRERAAKQIGTLGTGNHFWELCVDMSDSVWIMLHSGSRNIGNELAAHHIGVARGLAHNQNLVDRDLAVFLAATPQMEAYRNDLFWAQEYAKYNRAAMMSLSKEVIRREFRKAKVSFGQEISCHHNYVAEERYEGMDLLVTRKGAIRAGSGDYGIIPGSMGTGSYIVKGLGNEKSFNSASHGAGRKMSRTAAKKRFSARDLAEQTKGVECRKDSGVVDEIPGAYKSIEQVIDQQTDLVQVVAKLKQVICVKG, from the coding sequence ATGTCGTATGTAGAGGTACCAGGGGCGCAGGTCCCCATCCGGATGTGGACCGACCCGGCGTCGGTCGAAGCGGGCGCGATGCAGCAGCTGCACAACGTCGCCACCCTCCCGTGGATCAAGGGCCTGGCCGTCATGCCCGACGTCCACTACGGCAAGGGCGCCACGGTCGGCTCGGTGATCGCGATGAAGGACGCGGTCTGCCCGGCGGCGGTGGGCGTGGACATCGGCTGCGGCATGTCGGCGGTGAAGACGTCCCTGACGGCGAACGACCTGCCGGGGGACCTGTCGAAGCTGCGGTCGAAGATCGAGCAGGCGATTCCGGTGGGCATGGGCCTGCACAAGGAGGCGGTGGACCCGTCGCGCCTGTACGGCTTCTCGGTGGAGGGGTACGACGACCTCTGGAAGCGGTTCGACTACATCACGGATGCGGTGAAGTACCGGCGGGAGCGTGCGGCGAAGCAGATCGGAACGCTCGGAACGGGCAACCACTTCTGGGAGCTTTGTGTAGATATGTCCGATTCGGTGTGGATCATGCTGCACTCGGGCTCCCGGAATATCGGCAACGAACTCGCCGCGCACCACATCGGAGTGGCCAGGGGTCTCGCGCACAACCAGAACCTGGTCGACCGTGACCTGGCGGTGTTCCTCGCGGCCACGCCCCAGATGGAGGCGTACCGCAACGACCTCTTCTGGGCGCAGGAGTACGCCAAGTACAACCGCGCCGCGATGATGAGCCTCTCCAAGGAGGTCATCCGCAGGGAGTTCCGGAAGGCGAAGGTCTCCTTCGGTCAGGAGATCAGCTGCCACCACAACTACGTGGCGGAGGAGCGGTACGAAGGTATGGACCTGCTGGTGACGCGTAAGGGTGCGATCCGGGCCGGCAGCGGCGACTACGGGATCATCCCGGGCTCCATGGGCACGGGCTCGTACATCGTGAAGGGCCTCGGCAACGAGAAGTCCTTCAACTCCGCCTCGCACGGCGCGGGCCGGAAGATGAGCCGGACGGCGGCGAAGAAGCGGTTCTCTGCGCGGGACCTGGCGGAGCAGACCAAGGGCGTGGAGTGCCGCAAGGACTCGGGCGTCGTGGACGAGATCCCGGGCGCGTACAAGTCGATCGAGCAGGTCATCGACCAGCAGACCGACCTCGTCCAGGTCGTGGCCAAGCTCAAGCAGGTCATCTGCGTCAAAGGTTGA
- a CDS encoding DUF3558 domain-containing protein, protein MQRKAVRGVLPGIAMLTALLAGAAGLAACTGGGDTRSTSDSKPGGSTAAPPAPPGKYRSLPQPCKAADAKRVKAMLPAGDSLTEEQRQQLYAGTADASFDGDRRVGCRWTAQTPEETRLLSVGFERVVSYDRAVASDDDKARQVYVRQLTDAHLPFPGPATTPTAPTAPTSPAPTPSTGAAGGGSAPPAPGTPAPGGSPSGSPSAGPANPSGSPAATPSGSPSPPPELGSRVLEGLGNDAFLDDKLSPAGATAAQSRTVRIVFRTSNVIVTVEYSVQPALPGTVPPSTETQESAQELAQALVERFNE, encoded by the coding sequence GTGCAGCGCAAGGCGGTACGGGGAGTCCTGCCAGGCATCGCGATGCTCACCGCGCTCCTGGCCGGCGCGGCCGGTCTGGCCGCGTGCACCGGCGGGGGCGACACCAGGAGCACCAGCGACTCGAAGCCGGGCGGCAGCACCGCCGCACCCCCGGCGCCCCCCGGGAAGTACCGCAGCCTGCCCCAGCCCTGCAAGGCCGCCGACGCCAAGCGGGTCAAGGCCATGCTCCCGGCCGGGGACTCCCTCACCGAGGAGCAGCGCCAGCAGCTGTACGCGGGCACCGCCGACGCCTCGTTCGACGGCGACCGGCGCGTGGGCTGCCGCTGGACCGCGCAGACGCCGGAGGAGACCCGGCTGCTGTCGGTCGGCTTCGAGCGCGTGGTCTCGTACGACCGGGCCGTCGCCAGCGACGACGACAAGGCGCGGCAGGTGTACGTACGCCAGCTCACGGATGCGCACCTGCCGTTCCCCGGGCCGGCGACGACCCCGACGGCCCCTACGGCCCCGACGTCGCCGGCGCCCACGCCGAGCACGGGCGCCGCGGGCGGCGGCTCGGCTCCTCCCGCGCCGGGGACCCCGGCCCCCGGCGGCAGTCCGTCCGGCAGCCCGTCCGCCGGCCCCGCCAACCCCTCCGGCAGTCCGGCCGCGACCCCGAGCGGCAGCCCCTCGCCCCCGCCCGAGCTGGGCTCCCGGGTCCTGGAGGGGCTGGGGAACGACGCGTTCCTCGACGACAAGCTGAGCCCCGCCGGGGCCACGGCGGCTCAGTCCCGCACCGTGCGGATTGTGTTCCGTACCTCGAATGTCATCGTCACCGTCGAGTACAGCGTGCAGCCCGCGCTGCCCGGAACGGTCCCCCCGAGTACTGAAACCCAGGAAAGCGCACAGGAGTTGGCGCAGGCACTGGTCGAGCGTTTCAACGAATGA
- a CDS encoding DUF3558 family protein, translating to MHRSASRLTRVLACAAVPVILTVAGCSSDSGKASGSDSDKKSGSSASAKPSAKPSPTLEKAAFATLPDPCKAVQTKTVESLVPEAKDKNGTATKSNDLASRASCSWNGLDEDGLKGSQYRWLSISLFRYDSHASLGAANKRAEEQFTKQVEAAKASEGAQNVKAEEAGGIGDQGSSVTYSVKKDVDFFNTTIVARTQNVVITLDYNGAAYEGAGAPDQAKLLQDAIAAAKEAVGSVDAANQQKQPEQQPSQEASQQQSAQPAQ from the coding sequence ATGCACCGATCAGCCTCGCGCCTCACTCGCGTTCTCGCCTGCGCAGCCGTCCCGGTGATCCTCACCGTTGCCGGGTGCTCCTCCGATTCGGGCAAGGCCTCGGGCTCGGACAGCGACAAGAAGTCCGGTTCCTCCGCTTCCGCCAAGCCGAGCGCGAAGCCGTCGCCCACGCTGGAGAAGGCCGCGTTCGCGACGCTGCCCGACCCGTGCAAGGCGGTCCAGACGAAGACCGTCGAGTCGCTCGTTCCGGAGGCCAAGGACAAGAACGGCACCGCGACCAAGTCGAACGACCTGGCCAGCCGCGCCAGCTGCTCCTGGAACGGTCTGGACGAGGACGGCCTGAAGGGTTCGCAGTACCGCTGGCTTTCGATCTCCCTCTTCCGCTACGACTCGCACGCCTCGCTCGGCGCCGCGAACAAGCGTGCCGAGGAGCAGTTCACCAAGCAGGTCGAGGCCGCGAAGGCGTCCGAGGGCGCGCAGAACGTCAAGGCCGAGGAGGCCGGCGGTATCGGTGACCAGGGGAGCTCGGTCACGTACAGCGTGAAGAAGGACGTGGACTTCTTCAACACGACGATCGTGGCGCGCACCCAGAACGTGGTGATCACGCTGGACTACAACGGTGCCGCGTACGAGGGTGCCGGTGCGCCGGACCAGGCGAAGCTGCTCCAGGACGCGATCGCGGCGGCGAAGGAGGCAGTGGGATCGGTCGACGCGGCCAACCAGCAGAAGCAGCCGGAGCAGCAGCCCTCGCAGGAGGCTTCGCAGCAGCAGTCGGCGCAGCCCGCGCAGTAG
- a CDS encoding DUF2637 domain-containing protein: protein MELTRTHRILIGVVVAGAVVIAGIGFAGSYAAVRTLALQKGFGSFSLVFPIGIDAGICVLLALDLLLTWMRIPFPLLRQTAWLLTAATIAFNGAASWPDPLGVGMHAVIPILFVVTVEAARHAVGRIADITADRHMEGVRITRWLLSPVPTFKLWRRMKLWELRSYEQAVGMEQDRLIYQARLQARYGRSWRRKAPVAALMPLKLARIGVPLAQTAPEGLAAAGIDPALLPPAAAASPAPAPASAPALVAGGAQAGLAAGPQAGPQAGHPQAGHPQAASVPGAGLSDGPEAGAQVAGAPVTHAQPPFAVDPTAMPAAHNSAWFAAPLAPQAAYAGAYNPQYVEGLEPIPVMPPAGPEDQQVQQPDLPIPAPRQEEAQGAEPVDGPDEAEFAEVAYKVFRALVDEQNDFPTAEALDIHLSDGYDVTHPRSGSLLRRMIPAFKQRYQKDLENEHIA, encoded by the coding sequence ATGGAGCTGACTCGTACGCACCGGATACTCATCGGCGTCGTGGTCGCGGGAGCCGTGGTCATCGCCGGGATCGGCTTCGCGGGCTCGTACGCCGCGGTGCGGACCCTCGCCCTGCAGAAGGGGTTCGGCAGCTTCTCGCTGGTGTTCCCGATAGGCATCGACGCGGGCATCTGCGTGCTGCTCGCGCTGGACCTGCTGCTGACGTGGATGCGGATACCCTTCCCGCTGCTGCGCCAGACGGCGTGGCTGCTGACGGCGGCGACGATCGCCTTCAACGGGGCGGCGTCCTGGCCGGACCCGCTGGGCGTCGGCATGCACGCCGTCATCCCGATCCTGTTCGTGGTGACGGTGGAGGCGGCCCGGCACGCGGTGGGCCGGATCGCGGACATCACCGCGGACCGGCACATGGAGGGTGTGCGCATCACGCGCTGGCTGCTCTCCCCCGTCCCCACCTTCAAGCTGTGGCGCCGGATGAAGCTGTGGGAGCTGCGCTCCTACGAGCAGGCGGTCGGCATGGAGCAGGACCGGCTGATCTACCAGGCGCGGCTGCAGGCCCGGTACGGGCGCTCGTGGCGGCGCAAGGCGCCGGTGGCGGCGCTGATGCCGCTGAAGCTGGCCCGGATCGGCGTACCGCTCGCCCAGACGGCTCCGGAGGGTCTGGCGGCGGCGGGCATCGACCCGGCGCTGCTGCCCCCGGCGGCCGCCGCCTCCCCGGCGCCGGCCCCGGCGTCGGCCCCGGCGCTGGTGGCGGGAGGCGCGCAGGCCGGCCTGGCGGCCGGTCCGCAGGCAGGTCCGCAGGCAGGTCACCCGCAGGCCGGGCACCCGCAGGCCGCCTCCGTCCCGGGCGCCGGGCTGTCCGACGGGCCCGAGGCCGGTGCGCAGGTGGCCGGCGCGCCCGTCACCCATGCGCAGCCGCCCTTCGCGGTGGATCCGACGGCCATGCCCGCGGCGCACAACAGCGCCTGGTTCGCCGCGCCGCTGGCCCCGCAGGCGGCGTACGCGGGGGCCTACAACCCGCAGTACGTCGAGGGCCTGGAGCCGATCCCGGTCATGCCCCCGGCGGGCCCGGAGGACCAGCAGGTCCAGCAGCCGGACCTGCCGATCCCGGCCCCCCGCCAGGAGGAGGCCCAGGGTGCCGAGCCGGTGGACGGGCCTGACGAGGCCGAGTTCGCCGAGGTGGCGTACAAGGTGTTCCGGGCGCTGGTCGACGAGCAGAACGACTTCCCGACGGCCGAGGCCCTGGACATACACCTCTCGGACGGTTACGACGTGACCCACCCGCGCAGCGGCTCGCTGCTGCGGCGGATGATCCCGGCGTTCAAGCAGCGGTACCAGAAGGACCTGGAGAACGAGCACATCGCGTAA